Proteins from a genomic interval of Panthera tigris isolate Pti1 chromosome A2, P.tigris_Pti1_mat1.1, whole genome shotgun sequence:
- the LOC102956344 gene encoding LOW QUALITY PROTEIN: obg-like ATPase 1 (The sequence of the model RefSeq protein was modified relative to this genomic sequence to represent the inferred CDS: inserted 1 base in 1 codon), whose amino-acid sequence MRPKKGGDGIKPPPIIGRFGTSLKIGIVGLPNAGKSTFFNVLTNSQASAENFLFCTIDPNESRVPVPDERFDFLCQYHKPASKILAFLNVVDIAGLVKGAHNGQGLGNAFLSHISACDGIFHLTRAFEDDDIRHVEGSVDPIRDIEIIHEELQLKDEEMIGPIIDKVGKVAVRGGDKKLKPEYDIMGKVKSWVIDQKKPVLFYHDWSDKEIEVLNKHLFLTSKPMVYLVNLSEKDYIRKKNKWLXKIKEWVNKYDPDALVIPFSGALKLKLQELSDEERQKYLEANMIPSALPKIIKAGFAALQLEYFFTTGPDEVRAWTIRKGMKAPQAAGKIHTDFEKGFIMAEIMKYEDFKEEGSENAVKAAGKYRQQGRNYIVKDGDIIFFKLNIPQQPKKK is encoded by the exons ATGCGCCCCAAAAAGGGAGGTGATGGAATTAAACCGCCCCCAATCATTGGAAGATTTGGAACCTCCTTGAAAATTGGTATTGTTGGATTGCCAAATGCTGGGAAATCTACCTTCTTCAATGTATTAACCAATAGTCAGGCTTCAGCAGAAAACTTCCTATTCTGCACTATTGATCCTAATGAGAGCAGAGTACCTGTGCCAGATGAAAGGTTTGACTTTCTTTGCCAGTACCACAAACCAGCAAGCAAAATTCTTGCCTTTCTAAATGTAGTGGATATTGCTGGGCTTGTGAAAGGAGCTCACAATGGGCAAGGCCTGGGAAATGCCTTTTTATCTCATATCAGTGCCTGTGATGGAATCTTTCATCTAACACGTGCTTTTGAAGATGATGATATCAGGCATGTTGAAGGAAGTGTAGATCCTATTCGAGATATAGAAATAATACACGAAGAGCTTCagcttaaagatgaggaaatgattGGGCCCATTATAGATAAAGTAGGAAAAGTGGCTGTGAGAGGaggagataaaaaattaaaacctgaatATGATATAATGGGCAAAGTCAAATCCTGGGTTATAGATCAAAAGAAACCTGTTCTCTTCTATCATGATTGGAGTGACAAAGAGATTGAAGTGTTGAATAAACACTTATTTCTGACTTCAAAACCAATGGTTTACTTGGTTAATCTTTCTGAAAAAGActacattagaaagaaaaacaaatggt aTAAAATTAAAGAGTGGGTGAACAAGTATGACCCAGATGCCTTGGTCATTCCTTTTAGTGGGGCCTTGAAACTCAAGTTGCAAGAATTGAGTGATGAGGAGAGACAGAAGTATCTGGAAGCGAACATGATACCAAGCGCTTTGCCAAAGATCATTAAGGCTGGGTTTGCAGCACTCCAACTAGAATACTTTTTCACTACAGGGCCAGATGAAGTACGTGCATGGACCATCAGGAAAGGGATGAAGGCTCCTCAAGCTGCAGGAAAGATTCACACAGATTTTGAAAAAGGATTCATTATGGCTGAAATAATGAAATACGAAGATTTTAAAGAGGAAGGTTCTGAAAATGCGGTCAAGGCTGCTGGAAAGTACAGACAACAAGGCAGAAATTACATTGTCAAAGATGGAGATATTATCTTCTTCAAACTTAATATACCTCAGCAacctaagaagaaataa